The following are from one region of the Stenotrophomonas lactitubi genome:
- a CDS encoding HPr family phosphocarrier protein, with protein MLERELTVSNRLGLHARATAKLVQTLAPFRCNVTMAAKGREINAKSIMGVMLLAAGQGTPVTIRINGEDEVAAMDAVVDLFERRFDEDN; from the coding sequence ATGCTTGAACGAGAACTCACTGTGAGCAACCGCCTGGGCCTGCATGCCCGGGCCACCGCCAAGCTGGTGCAGACCCTGGCGCCGTTCCGCTGCAATGTGACCATGGCCGCCAAGGGCCGTGAGATCAACGCCAAGAGCATCATGGGCGTAATGCTGCTGGCGGCAGGGCAAGGCACGCCGGTCACCATCCGCATCAACGGCGAAGACGAAGTCGCGGCGATGGACGCGGTGGTCGACCTGTTCGAGCGTCGCTTCGACGAGGACAACTGA
- the ptsP gene encoding phosphoenolpyruvate--protein phosphotransferase — protein MPRARAGQAPTGQRPVQLLAGHGAARGTAMGRARVRLPHALEVAEQRVPPSQVESELARLHRAVDAARTEMHELRQRLHGALNQEVGEFLDLHALLLDDPELLFGLDELIRSGPYSAGYALRLQRDRLAKVFDGMDDAYLKSRMDDLDHVIGRIHAFLQPERPAAVKGLAGEILVCDNIAPSELAQLQSHGVVGIVTSAGSALSHSAILARSLHLPLIVNVPQLLSKVIDGDVLIIDGADGSITVNPQADNLRDYRARLKEHAREQRELGRLRSKPSRTRDQVDIALLANAESLEDVTQAHALGAHGLGLYRTEFLFLQRNELPDEEEQFQTYRDAALGMSGRPVTIRTLDLGADKADRTGLTLSNEENPALGLRGVRLSLARPKVADTQMRAILRASAYGKLRVLVPMVSTRDELLAVRRRMLKLGEQLRAEGHMVAEHVPLGAMIEVPAAALALESFIDLVDFLSIGTNDLVQYLLAADRNNEALGELYSPLHPAVLRLLQMVIETGARHRIPVAVCGEIAGDARMTPLLLALGLTEFSLHPGTLLEVRRAVRDADLGALRARAPKLLGMRDRRGIERWLALVADAS, from the coding sequence GTGCCGCGCGCGCGCGCCGGCCAAGCCCCCACCGGCCAACGGCCGGTACAGCTGCTGGCCGGACACGGCGCCGCCCGCGGTACTGCGATGGGCCGCGCCCGCGTGCGCCTGCCGCATGCACTGGAAGTAGCCGAACAGCGCGTCCCCCCTTCCCAGGTTGAATCCGAGCTGGCACGCCTGCACCGCGCCGTGGACGCGGCGCGCACGGAAATGCACGAGCTGCGCCAGCGCCTGCATGGTGCGCTGAACCAGGAAGTGGGCGAGTTCCTCGACCTGCATGCACTGTTGCTGGACGATCCCGAACTGCTGTTCGGCCTGGACGAACTGATCCGCAGCGGTCCCTACAGCGCCGGCTATGCGTTGCGACTGCAGCGCGACCGCTTGGCCAAAGTCTTCGATGGCATGGACGATGCCTACCTGAAGAGCCGCATGGACGACCTCGACCATGTGATCGGGCGCATCCATGCGTTCCTGCAGCCCGAGCGGCCGGCAGCGGTAAAGGGCCTGGCCGGTGAAATCCTGGTCTGCGACAACATCGCCCCTTCCGAGCTGGCCCAGCTGCAGTCGCACGGTGTGGTCGGCATCGTGACCAGCGCGGGCAGCGCGCTTTCGCACAGTGCGATCCTCGCCCGCAGCCTGCACCTGCCGTTGATCGTCAACGTGCCGCAGCTGCTGAGCAAGGTGATCGACGGCGACGTGCTGATCATCGATGGCGCCGACGGCAGCATCACCGTCAACCCGCAGGCCGACAACCTGCGTGACTACCGTGCACGCCTGAAGGAGCACGCACGCGAGCAGCGCGAGCTCGGCCGCCTGCGCAGCAAGCCCAGCCGTACCCGCGACCAGGTCGACATCGCCCTGCTGGCCAATGCCGAATCGCTGGAAGACGTGACCCAGGCGCATGCGCTGGGCGCGCACGGCCTGGGCCTGTACCGCACCGAATTCCTGTTCCTGCAGCGCAACGAACTGCCGGACGAAGAAGAACAGTTCCAGACCTACCGCGATGCGGCGCTGGGCATGAGTGGCCGCCCGGTGACCATCCGTACCTTGGACCTGGGTGCAGACAAGGCCGACCGCACCGGCCTGACCCTGAGCAACGAGGAAAACCCGGCGTTGGGCCTGCGCGGCGTGCGCCTGTCGCTGGCCCGGCCCAAGGTGGCCGACACCCAGATGCGCGCGATCCTGCGTGCCTCGGCCTACGGCAAGCTGCGCGTGCTGGTGCCCATGGTCAGCACCCGCGACGAACTGCTGGCGGTACGCCGGCGCATGCTGAAGCTGGGCGAGCAACTGCGCGCCGAGGGTCACATGGTGGCCGAGCATGTACCGCTGGGTGCGATGATCGAAGTGCCCGCCGCCGCGCTGGCGCTGGAGAGTTTCATCGACCTGGTCGACTTCCTGTCGATCGGCACCAACGATCTGGTGCAGTACCTGCTGGCCGCCGACCGCAACAACGAAGCACTGGGCGAACTGTATTCGCCGCTGCACCCGGCCGTGCTGCGCCTGCTGCAGATGGTGATCGAAACCGGCGCGCGCCATCGCATTCCGGTAGCGGTCTGCGGCGAAATCGCGGGCGACGCACGGATGACCCCGCTGCTGCTTGCGCTGGGCCTGACCGAGTTCAGCCTGCACCCGGGAACCCTGCTGGAAGTACGCCGGGCTGTCCGTGATGCCGACCTGGGTGCCCTGCGCGCCCGCGCACCGAAGCTGCTGGGCATGCGTGACCGCCGCGGCATCGAGCGCTGGCTGGCGTTGGTGGCGGACGCATCCTGA
- a CDS encoding PTS sugar transporter subunit IIA: protein MTCGILLVTHPGVGIALLEVATRLLRQLPLKTEAFEVPFDADLDALLPLASAALRRVDGGEGVLILTDLYGASPANLAGQLARLGTPVRRVSALSLPMLLRVMNYPEQGLDQLPATAAAGTRNGAIVDDA, encoded by the coding sequence ATGACCTGTGGCATTCTCCTCGTAACACATCCTGGGGTCGGGATCGCCCTGCTTGAGGTGGCGACCCGGCTTCTGCGGCAGTTGCCGTTGAAAACCGAAGCTTTCGAAGTACCGTTCGACGCAGACCTGGATGCTCTGCTCCCGCTCGCCTCGGCCGCTCTGCGGCGGGTCGATGGGGGTGAGGGCGTGCTGATCCTGACCGACCTGTACGGCGCCAGCCCCGCCAACCTCGCCGGGCAGCTGGCCCGGTTGGGGACCCCGGTTCGCCGGGTGTCGGCGCTGAGTCTGCCGATGTTGCTGCGGGTGATGAATTATCCGGAACAGGGACTGGATCAACTGCCTGCCACTGCGGCGGCGGGCACCCGTAATGGAGCGATAGTCGACGATGCTTGA
- the rapZ gene encoding RNase adapter RapZ — protein sequence MSTVSPTAPTLIIVSGLSGSGKSVALKTFEDQDYYCSDNLPIQLLPDFVRNVLSHHNGAAARRLAVGIDVRGQSDLTQLSSWRQLATDAGVDAKVLFFEANDETVLKRYADTRRRHPLSQLGLSLPEAIARERELIAPLRREADAVIDTSALNVHQLRRRIITEFAMGHATRLSLLFESFAYKRGVPAEADFVFDARVLPNPHWDPELRALSGREPGVRDYLEAQPDVQRYLAQLMDFLDMWLPKLGDGTRSYVTVAFGCTGGKHRSVFLAERLARHAREMGWEDVATYHREQD from the coding sequence ATGAGCACCGTCAGTCCCACCGCCCCGACCCTGATCATCGTCAGCGGCCTGTCCGGCTCGGGTAAATCCGTCGCCCTGAAGACCTTCGAGGACCAGGACTACTACTGCTCGGACAACCTGCCGATCCAGCTGCTGCCGGACTTCGTGCGCAATGTCCTGAGCCACCACAACGGTGCAGCAGCGCGCCGGCTGGCGGTGGGCATCGATGTACGCGGGCAGAGCGACCTGACCCAGTTGTCCAGCTGGCGGCAGCTGGCCACCGATGCCGGCGTGGATGCCAAGGTGCTGTTTTTCGAGGCCAACGATGAAACGGTACTCAAGCGCTATGCCGACACCCGCCGCCGGCACCCGCTGAGCCAGCTGGGCCTGTCGCTGCCGGAAGCGATCGCCCGCGAGCGCGAACTGATCGCGCCGCTGCGCCGCGAAGCCGATGCGGTGATCGATACCAGTGCGTTGAACGTGCATCAGCTGCGGCGCCGGATCATCACCGAATTCGCGATGGGCCATGCCACCCGCCTGTCGCTGCTGTTCGAATCGTTCGCCTACAAGCGCGGCGTGCCGGCCGAGGCCGACTTCGTGTTCGACGCGCGCGTGCTGCCCAATCCGCATTGGGATCCGGAACTACGCGCGCTGAGCGGTCGCGAACCCGGCGTGCGCGATTACCTGGAAGCGCAGCCGGATGTGCAGCGCTACCTGGCGCAGCTGATGGATTTCCTGGATATGTGGCTGCCCAAGCTGGGTGATGGCACCCGCAGCTATGTGACGGTGGCCTTCGGTTGTACCGGTGGCAAGCACCGCTCGGTGTTCCTGGCCGAACGCCTGGCCCGCCATGCACGTGAGATGGGCTGGGAAGACGTGGCGACCTATCACCGAGAACAGGATTGA